The following coding sequences are from one Microbacterium sp. SORGH_AS_0969 window:
- the mscL gene encoding large conductance mechanosensitive channel protein MscL: MIKGFKEFILRGNVIDLAVAVVIGAAFTAIVNAIVQGFINPLIGFVFQIGDLTNLNLSVPTIFGGIATFEFGSILVAVINFLAVAAIVYFVFVFPMNRWKERAAARAGVTDAASEEPKLPTEQELLVQIRDLLERQNKA, translated from the coding sequence GTGATCAAGGGATTCAAAGAGTTCATCCTCCGCGGCAACGTGATCGATCTCGCGGTCGCCGTCGTCATCGGTGCAGCCTTCACGGCGATCGTCAACGCGATCGTCCAGGGCTTCATCAATCCCCTCATCGGATTCGTGTTCCAGATCGGTGATCTGACGAACCTCAACCTCTCGGTTCCGACGATCTTCGGCGGCATCGCGACATTCGAGTTCGGGTCGATCCTCGTCGCCGTCATCAACTTCCTCGCGGTCGCCGCGATCGTGTACTTCGTGTTCGTCTTCCCGATGAACCGCTGGAAGGAGCGCGCCGCCGCCCGCGCCGGCGTGACCGACGCGGCATCCGAAGAGCCCAAGCTTCCCACCGAACAGGAGCTCCTCGTGCAGATCCGCGACCTCCTGGAGCGTCAGAACAAGGCCTGA
- a CDS encoding FmdB family zinc ribbon protein: MPTYSYACKQCGHRFDAVQSFSDAALTECPECGGDLRKQYGSIGVTFNGSGFYRTDSRSSSSSSSSSGSSSGSSSSAGASGGGSSSTSSSSTSTASSSS, encoded by the coding sequence ATGCCCACCTACTCGTATGCCTGCAAGCAGTGCGGACACCGTTTCGACGCCGTCCAGTCGTTCTCCGACGCGGCCCTCACCGAATGCCCCGAGTGCGGCGGAGACCTCCGCAAGCAGTACGGGTCGATCGGCGTGACGTTCAACGGGTCGGGCTTCTACCGCACCGACTCCCGGAGCTCGTCGAGCAGCTCGTCCAGCAGCGGGTCGTCGAGCGGGTCGTCGAGCTCGGCCGGCGCAAGCGGTGGCGGATCGTCGTCGACGTCGTCATCATCGACTTCGACGGCTTCGTCGTCGTCCTGA
- a CDS encoding 5-formyltetrahydrofolate cyclo-ligase, producing MPDSIEQAKRALRADLRERRQIISSHAREIAEDGVKEQLDALVERLGARSISCFLSTTTEPGTHAFVAGAVARGIRVLLPITREDGLLDWAVATPDADIAEGLFGLPEPVGDVLGPIAVNDVDLLVIPAAAVDRRGMRLGWGRGYFDKTLGSMEKCPPVYAVIFDSEFVDDVPRDVHDQPVSGIVTPTRTVRIAASPA from the coding sequence ATGCCCGACAGCATCGAGCAGGCCAAGCGCGCATTACGCGCCGATCTTCGCGAACGACGCCAGATCATTTCTTCGCACGCGCGCGAAATCGCCGAGGACGGCGTCAAAGAACAGCTCGACGCCCTGGTCGAAAGGCTCGGCGCACGCAGCATTTCGTGTTTTCTGTCCACGACCACCGAACCCGGCACGCACGCCTTCGTCGCCGGTGCGGTGGCGCGCGGCATCCGGGTCCTTCTTCCGATCACGCGCGAAGACGGGCTGCTCGATTGGGCGGTCGCCACGCCCGACGCCGACATCGCCGAGGGACTGTTCGGCCTCCCCGAACCCGTCGGCGACGTGCTCGGACCGATCGCCGTGAACGACGTCGATCTGCTCGTCATCCCCGCGGCGGCGGTCGACCGGCGAGGGATGCGCCTCGGCTGGGGCCGCGGCTACTTCGACAAGACCCTCGGCTCGATGGAGAAGTGCCCTCCCGTCTACGCCGTCATCTTCGACTCCGAATTCGTCGACGACGTTCCGCGCGACGTGCACGACCAGCCCGTCTCGGGCATCGTGACCCCGACGCGCACGGTGCGCATCGCCGCCTCCCCCGCCTGA